From the Helianthus annuus cultivar XRQ/B chromosome 17, HanXRQr2.0-SUNRISE, whole genome shotgun sequence genome, the window AGGTGAATGACACGTCGTTccttaccgttcaaaaaaaatgtgTCGTATCTGTGTCAGCCAACGAGTATTCGTATCATATTCCGattcatatatttatttttgagattCTTCTAGTAGGTTGACCCGTCAGAACATGATTCGTTTAGCACCCAAAGATTGGATGAACTAACGTAGTGATTGAATGTTAAAGAAATTATAGATAGTTGTAACAAACAAAGTTACTATATGAACTTTTGTATTGATTGTTGATGGTGTGTATAGGACTCTGATACACATTAGCATGTtagggctgtttgtttacctcttaatgaggctcttaatggtttataCATCTTACTGGTTTagtacttaatggttcagactgtttgtttcatgagcaaatgtttgaatggttcagacatttgcctgtGAATGGTTAaccattatactgagtctgaatggttaagacctctaatctgaattaattagacatttgcatctgaatggttaaacattatacaggctcttaatggttcagaccttttgcTGATTCAGCACTTCATGGTttagacatcttactggttcaacacttaacctttcAGAAGTTGCAAACGGCCacttagttttatttttttaggagaATATTATATGGAATAAGATTTTAGGGGTATGTGAATAAGATAGTATTTGTTAATATTCTTATACCCCTCCTCTATATCTatctctacatatatatatatatatataaatatatatatatatatatatatatatatatatatatatatatatatatataaagagataAAATAAAAGGGTGTGATAATAAAATTTTTGAAAGTGTGTGAATAAGATACTTTTAGTGATAATTTGTCTACATGTCATACATTTGTAAAAGGTTAGTATTGTCAAGTGTTGAAAGTAAACATTGATTTATCACTGCATTTTGTGTTGTATTTTCTTTTCAGGCAAAAAGAATAACACGACAAGAAATGTGATAATCATAACAATTATTGTTATAGTCACCGTCATTATAATAATGGCTTTGCTTTGTATCATAATAATGAGATTTAAGAAGAAAAGGCAAATGACACCTTCAACAACCCCCACAAGGATTCAGAGTAAGTTATAATAGCAATTGTTTTGAGTTTTTGTTATAATAGTAATTACAATGTTTTTCTAACTCCTCTTACTTTATAATAGCGGACACGACGACCATGGATATTAGCACAGTGGAATCCTTACAGTACGATTTTAGTGCAATGAAAGCAGCAACAAATGACTTTTCAGAAGAAAACAAGCTCGGACGAGGTGGTTTTGGATCGGTTTACAAGGTATGAACCAACCACTATATAGTAATTTTCATCAAAATAAGTACATTATTTGGAGGCCCTTATTTCTACTCTTTCAAAAAGTACATGAAATGTTGAAACTAAATAATTTGACACTTATAAATGTCTACAAAATGATTACATATATAAGGGCCAAGAACATGAAACATAGAAGAGATTGTGTATTTGTAATTGTTGACAAATACATCCACAATTCTTATATAATGCGTATGAAAACAATGTTTGTACTTGAAAAAAATGTCAAAATAGGTCTCTACACTCGTAATCAAGTGTAGACAAGTAAGTTGTACGCTtgtaagctttttttttttttttgaaaagaacaATCTTCATAATGTTTATAACTAGTAGAATTTCTCCGCGTTTTGCGGCGGGTATTCGATTGCTATCATTTCGTTTTTCTTTGGTACCGCAATCGCTATagcaataaaaaaacaaaaacccaACAATAGACTATTTTAAGATCAAGAGTGtacaaaacaaattaaaaaaacatataagGCCAAAATTGTTTATAAAGAATTAAATCTTTAAAAAAGTTTGTATATTTTAATATTGACATTCAtcaataaatataataaaatgtttAATACTCTAGTGAATACAATActcaattttcaaaaaaaaaaaaaaaaaaattatatcaacATGTCAAAAAAAACGAATGCGATACCGAGTATCAGTTTCTCATGGTATAAAAATTGACTATTTGACTGTTTGATAAAGttgtaattaaaaaaaaattaataataatataataaaaaaataagtaaaaatgAGGAGTAGATCAAATACAAAACACATTTCGTATACAAACTGTAAGAACTATTTAAAAACTGACATTTAGCATCCAACCAGTTATAGAGAAATGGTAAAATGATAACCTATATAATATCAATTATCTTGAATTCTTTATAATTATGTTAACAACAAATTAATCTTTATTTGGATCTTCCTTTTGTTTTCATTGTGCTGATAAAGAAAAGTGTTGATATCATTTCATctatgtgctaaaatcaattatcttgattaattttcataTGCTAATAGAATTTAAAAATGCTagttttatgtatgtattgttttaaTATGTGCTAACTTAACTTTTTTTAAGTGCTATGATGTGTTCTtacggtttgtaggataaatatgtTTTATACATAAATAACCCTGTAAAAATGAtgtggtttggtttaatggcgaCTATGAACAAAGATATTATTAAAAGAAAAAAGATAATAGTAAAATATAGTTTAGAAGAGGACGTTGTGAGTTagattaatattaatataataaaaaaataagtaaaaatgatgtggtttggtttaatggcaactatgaacaaatatattattaaaagaaaAAAGATAATAGTAAAATATAGTTCAGAAGAGTACATTGCAAGTAAgatttaaaagtaaaaaaattaatcCTAGAATTGATGTTTCTTGCTAGAACTTAGGTAGGTGATGAATTATAAAGGAAAGAAACCACTGGAGCACAACGagtttatatattaataaaagttgtgaaaaacaaaagaaaacttaTATGAACCCAGTGGATGTCACGTTGCATCCATCAAACCCTATCCCTATTCAACTAATCCTAAATCATTAATGCTAGGCTAAAGTAAAAATTGTGTGGTTTGGTTTGATGGCAATTATGAACAAAGAtattattaaaagaaaaaaagataAAAGTAAAATATTGTTTAGAAGAGTACGTTGCGAGTTAgatttaaaagtaaaaaattaatCATAGAATTGGTATTTCTTGCTAGAACTTGGGTAGGTGATGAATTATAAAGGAAAGATACCACTGGAACACAACGagtttatatattaataaaagttgtgaaaaacaaaagaaaacttaTAGGAACCCATTGGGTGCCATGTTGCACCCATCAAACCCTATCCCTATTTAACTAATCCGAAATCATTACCGTTGAAGTAAAAATGACGTGGCAACTATGAACAAAGAtattattaaaagaaaaaaaagataaTAGTAAAATATAGTTCAGAAGAGTACGTTGCGAGTTAgatttaaaagtaaaaaattaatCCTAGAATTTGTGTTTCTTACTAGAACTTGGGAAGGTGATGAATTAAAAAGGAAAGAAACTACTGGAGCACAACGAGTTTTATATACTAATAAAAGTTGtgaaaaacaatagaaaacttaTAGGAACCCAGCGGGTGCCATGTTGCACCCATCAAATCCTATCCCTATTCAACTAATCCTAAATCATTAACACTGAAGTAAAAATGACgtggtttggtttaatgacaacTATGAACAAAGAtattattaaaagaaaaaaagataATAGTAAAATATAGTTCAGAAGAGTACGTAGCGAGTtagattttaatgtaaaaaaatgagttaattactgttttcgtccctaaggtttgtcaaaaataacggtttcagtccattagtttaaaaattgcgatttcagtccattagtttcattttcgtaaccatttcagtccactttTCAAACGGCGTTTGTTTTATGCAGTTAATGGAAGCATGTGCTTCTCACGTGATGGGCAATTTAGAGATGAATTGGGGGTCAGGGTTTGGATGAATAAGGGGTTGGTGGTGTTTAATACAACTGGGTTTGTGAGAATTGGAATggaaatgaccaaattgcccatcACGTGACAAGCACGTGCTTCCATTAACTGCATAAAACAAACGCCGTTTGAaaagtggactgaaatggttacgaaaatgaaactaatggactgaaatcgcaatttttaaactaacggactgaaaccgttatttttgacaaacctcagggacgaaaacagtaattaactctaaaaaaattAATCCTAGAATTGGTGTTTCTTGCTAGAACTTGGGTAGGTGATGAATTATAAAGAAAAGAAACTACTGGAGCACAATgagttttatatattaataaaagtTGTGAAAAATAATAGAAACCTAGTGGGTACCATGTTGCACCCATCAAACCCTATCCCTATTCAACTAATTCTAAATCATTACTGCTGAAGTCATTGTAAAAAGTAAGtgtatataatataaatataaatataaatatataagtgTATATAATATGTTATACTTTTACACTCTTTGAAATATACATATCTACACATGTATATAAGTATTAAAATGTTCATATATATTACACTATACCTTATATTAGAAGTGCTTATAAAACAAGAATGCAAAAATATTTGTTGTAACAATTATGAATCTAGATATAATTAAGTATTTGTTTATATACTATCTTATCATATATAGGGTAAGCTTACAGAAGGGGACCAAATAGCAGTAAAGAGGTTAGCATTGGATTCGGGACAAGGTGACCTAGAATTCAAGAATGAGGTGTTGCTGATGGCAAAACTTCAGCATCGTAATTTAGTCCGGTTGCTAGGTTTCAGCATACAAGGAAGTGAACGACTTCTCATTTATGAGTTCATGCCAAATGCAAGCCTTGATCAATTTATATTTGGTATGTTCTTAACATTGTTAAAATAGAACAATTGATCTGCTTACAGTTGGCAAGTACTATCTTATAATATCACAAATATCATCATAAAAGtccaaaaacattataaaaataGAACAAAATGATGGGTGATCAATTTTAGTTATTTAAGGAGGGTATCAAATGACATTCACTATAGTAAATATTGTTACTAATACCAGATAAATGATTATGCTTGTAGATCCAACTAAACGTACAATTCTTGATTGGGAAAAACGTTACAATATAATCAAAGGAATTGCAAAGGGACTACTATACCTTCATGAAGATTCCCGTCTAAGGATCATTCATCGTGATATGAAGGCAAGTAATGTTTTGTTGGACGCCCAAATGACCCCTAAAATTGCTGATTTTGGCATGGCAAGATTGTTTAAAACCGAGGAAACTCAAGGAGACACAAGCCGAATTGTTGGAACCTAGTAAGTACACTTTGTTTATATGTTGTTTAAATTATAACTCATGGACTGCTACACCTTGTTTTTTGCATGACTCACATGTGGTCAAGTTGTTTGAATTAGTCATTCTTTAATTGTGATTAAGGAACAAAAAAATGGCAGTATTTTAAACAAGCCAATAACTATCATCAaaatgtataaaaatatatatctaacaCAACATACAAGCTTTCAAACGTTGCATTTGTTTTATCTTAAACATCCCAATACTAGGGTTGCCAAGTAACCTGGTACCATCCCTATATTTCTGCCATACAATGCTTTCTGCACGTCCTAAATTTCTTGTACCAAGAGTTTTAAAATATCCAAGACATGTAAGCGGGTTAATTAGCAGGTTGTAACTGTATAAATGAAATTGCTAACCTTTTTCCATGCGCTCTTACAGTGGTTATATGGCGCCCGAATACGCCATGCATGGGCAATTCTCAGTAAAGTCGGATGTCTTTAGTTATGGGGTGTTAGTACTAGAGATGGTAACAGGTCAAAAGAACCAATGCTTTCGTAACGAAGAGAGTGTAGAAGATCTTTTAAGCTTTGTAAGTATTCACCTTATCTACACATATACAACATGGGGATCATATTGTATTTTAGGATATATATGATAGTTTACAAAAAATAATCCAAATTGTAAAGTATTCTAGTTATTCATTAGGGTAGCAAATCCTAAATGCACTTGATCTGGTATGGGGTTTGGTGAATTAAATTTAAAGAATGGTTATTTAAATTTTCTCTTTGTAGTGTACAAATACTCAAAACAAAATTGTTAATATGTTTTAGGCATGGAAAAGTTGGCGTAATGGGACAGCATCAGATATAATAGATCCCATATTGAAGACCGGATCAGGTTCATTGCGTGATATTATTAGAAGCATCCACATCGGGTTATTATGTGTCCAAGAAAATGTTACTGACAGACCAACCATGGCTTCAGTTGTTCTAATGCTTAATAGCTTCTCTATCACACTTCCGGTACCCACAAAACCTGCATTTTTTGTACGTAGTACCGTTGATCCGGAAATGCCACATATACAGGAGTACAGTTCTTCAACAAAGAGCAGTGGTTTAGAAAAATCTAAATTATCAAAATCTAGATCCAGATCTTCTCAGTATTCCTTAAATGAAGTTTCAATATCTGATTTTGGTCCTAGATAAGCATCTAGAATGATGCTTTAGGTGAAGAAACACTATTTAGTTCTTACGATTTAAAGTTACGTGTTGAAGATGAAGTTGTGAACTTGGATATACTTTTATGACAATAACGACAATCATGATGTGCTTATATCCTTTTGGTTTTTCGGATGTTATATCATAGTGCTAAATTATTTTATGAGCAATTATTGACTTCAATATAATTTTTAATAACAAGTAATGGATATATTAGATCATGTATCATGATCATAAAATAAGGTTGGTTTTAAATTCTAATTATAAGTGTGTCGTTTTTCATTGATGTTAGAAGTACTATCACAATAACGTGACGTGTAAACGGGCAATAAGTTATGTCACAACTCCCATTTGAATAGCAAAACTGATCAAACTATAAATAAAGTTTTAGGGGTCCTAGAGGTCGAAAATCACTATTCACAAAAAGTTGAACTCTGTTCACAAATTCCACAGTCTTCAGGGGCTAGGAAACCAAATGTATTGAAAGTAGGGCTGGAAAATCGTGTCTAGACGggtttaactactttatatccaATGTACTCTGATGAAACACCGATTAACACAGGGTTTATCGATGGGGTTATTTCGTCtgtggggttcaacctcttttcTTGCTCGTAACAATGGCTGGAGAtttgcaaaacagtaaacaccgttagtctcgttaagagggggagaaggggggtttccctcttaaccaggctccggcgtgagaataagtactgttctgagagaaataaacagtgtgtgtatagagtgagtatggagagtaaagatcctgaacctgaatgatgaagggtcctatttatagccggagggtgaagaaggaaggagcagctgtgccagctgcgggcgcgtgccagctgtccgaccaaggggaatatcctcttggtttGCTCTGTCACGGCAGGTGTGGTAGTACACGTGGCGTCGCTACATTTGTCCacgctggatacctcgtactggCGTCGTCAGCCCTGCTCCCTGATTTGTTgcaggcctatgtggcgttcTGCGTATGGttacacgtgttgtcctttatgtcggatagagcatctttggtgccagctgcgagtcttccagaagcttctagaagcttctggattgctaCGCTGATGTGGACGCCTTGTATGCTCAAAAGTAGTGTGGTatctgccatgtaggcagggaattgggaccatacctcttcaagtccccccagtccagtgtgccttctagttgagttgatcgtctaggaagGATTCTGGACTTATGAAAGTGGTGAGCTTTTGCGGCGCGTGTAGTTTTGTGGCCTTTTGGAAAACGTGAGCCAAATGAACGCATCGCGCGTGGGTTTTGGCTTTTtttaaaaagtgagccaaatggacgcatcgcGCGTGGGTTTTGGCACTTTGTAAAaattgagccaaatggacgcatcgcGCATGGGTTCTTGGCTttttgtaaaaagtgagccaaatggacgcatcgcgcatgggttttggccctttgtaaaaagtgagccaaatggacgcatggcgcatgggttttgtgtgacaactcgaaacttagaacctttcgttgtatcttgatgtaacttgcttgaacgTTACGTGACTAGTTAACCTGTTAATTTAATGATATAAGTAAACATTCTATGTCATTAGGTGTTATGATTATGTGTTATGCTTGTATGTATGAGTGTGATTATGTGAACCAAGACACAAggacacgactcgagaccatgcggtctcgagtgaacagtaacagttgggccggttgggccgtttAATCACACCtgaaacccattagggtgcaccatgtagaactagtatatatattacACTCCTAGccatctttgccattttcttggGCAAACCATACACACTCTCCTACACACACACTCCCAcattctctcactaaaaccctagagatCAAACTTCACATTTCCTCTCCTTCTTCTCGGATTCAATCGGCATcaacaaggactcggtcaagctcatcaccaacactcggacactccattttATTCATCTTCTTTACCATCTCGGTGCCTTtcacaatcggttagtgtttctaGATGCTCACTAGGTGTTTATGTGACTAATGATGCTACTTGCCTTGATGAAATAGCATGATGATGTTCttaatgtgtatgatgatgataatcgaTTAACATGTCTTGAATTCGGATATATTGCATGATGGGTTAATGATATCTTGTATCTAAATGTGATTTAAACCACTTattgttgatgttcatgaaatcggcttGCATATGTATTAGATAATGTCATGTAACCGGATTAGTGTAGAGCCGAGTTTGAGGTGTTATGTGATGATTGAAACCATTAGAtgagtatgtttaagtgttttgattgttgttcatgTTATGACCATGATTAAtgctaaaaaccctaaaatatgatgaacaagtttgatgatcaacatgaacatgacttgaatatatgaagaacttgttgagtatgatatgaatgtgttatgaatatttgaaatctgattgtttgatccattttggttaattattagacaacaaaacatgttataATGGATAGTACACACTGTTGCATGATATtggaatttcattggatagtacaactgtgcagaatcagcagttGCTGGGGGGTCGAGACCCCtgattccgactcgagaccataaacatgataactcgagaacatagattgcgacacaggttgcgagtcgagaacccctagtctcgactcgagaccacacatgatcatcacacaaacatcatgacCCGAGACCCTGCTTGCGAGtccgattacgactcgagaccaatacatgcatgacccaaaaccacctcggttgcgactcgagaccttgtaagctacactcgagaccgcacagtctcgactagagaccgcacagtctcgactcgagaccatatgcatGTACACACTATTTGGACTTCCACACTGCTACGGGCTTGGGTatttgggccggacttatgggcttcttgtgTTACTGTTGAATGCGTATTTTGGGCTTGCATGCTATTACGAGACCAACTGTTTGGGTCACACTTAGACTTTGTTTATTATATGAATGTTACTGTGGAACTCGTTGCGAACTGTCGTTGAACTGCCATGCTAGAtatgtatgccatgattgttacttgtgtataatacgtgtagaacatacgtgcactacttggataCAAACCTGACTCGAATGGTATCTGtgttaggacgtagttgaccacttacaacttgattgacttttctgtgtatctgccgagcaaaccaaggtgagttcacaccctctacaaagcatgggattccctgggttgggaatggggttaaggaacgtagattcctcgtcctcctagggtaggacagcaatggttcaggaatgaaattcctcgtcctcacagacagataactcgtactagactaaaactctatcacgaagtccctccttttatatcgacttaatcgccgggccaatggcgagcgggtcattagttagatagcgctatttaggtctgacaaacctcacaccgtgccgcagaggacgggcgtgaactaatggatctggggcacgtcaatgatgatagacattgacagtttcagggcacataaacatgactacagtcagcagttgatatggtaacgagtctagtgtatacatggggtagcccccacggccgaaatgccagataactagcacggggtagcccccacggctggaatgccagagtaaccgggatAAACAAGTCACGCttttaactatggggtaacccccacggcaggatgccagataaaggaaactgttttcgaaacaacttaaaacaaacacccaaccgtgaactcacttaacttgttgttgactcgttactacatgctttgcaggaccataggtacttagctggagcttgcacggaggagagtcgttgtgggacatggatagctgcgtgccatgttacacttggaaacaattgaacttatgttttggttttaaatcttatgcttccgcttgcaacttaaaccatgttttgtttgaacaccaattgtattggttggattttataactacttatatgcctgttcaatataattggtggctggatcctggtcagtcactcctccaagcggtagtactccgcaagtggatttttgggggtgtgacagattggtatcagagccattggttatagtgaacttggttttaataaaggagaaacgtttttgttaaaaccagactataacctgtgcagtgctcaacggtccacaacgacgcttcactccacatgcaaggctcgacattctaggtgatatgatctaTATATTGCCTAcctgttagttacatagtacaatGCTTATGGTATGCTTGGTTAGTATAACTACTATTGCTtgaacacatgtgtgcttactcccttctgccatcgcactttcgcgaacctctctcactcttGTTTCCCTCttgtatgaagatcatgagtggacgcgttaacatgactcaagcccagttgacggctctgattaacgaacgagttgccgcggCACTTGTagctgcatacgcaggaggtatatcctgcagtccgaacttattctaggatctttaggatcctactctcgtgaaccaacctttgtgttaaactctgtcttttctttcgcCCACGataggtcaacatgctcaaccaccggtgtgcacctttaagacctttatggactgccgacccactacttttagcggaactgaaggagcagtaggtctcctccactggtttgagaaactagaatctgtcttcgaaatgtgcgaatgccctgaagcgcgcagggtgaagtatgctaccggtactctcgagggtttagccctcacgtggtggaacgctcaagttcaaatgctggggttggttgctgccaacgccaccccatgggaaactttcaaggaaatgatcagggaggaatactgcagtcgtgatgacattcataagctggaagacgagttctacaacctcaagatgacggggtcagaaattgaggcgtatactaagagatcgcatgaacttgccttattgtgtcctactatggtggaccctccatttaagcgaattgaactctttctcaagggcttggtgccagaaatccaaagtcatgtgacttcagcaaacctggccactatccagcaggttgttaagttggctcaccgtcttactgatcaggcggtggagcagaacaagttaccaaagcgcataggtgctgcaactacttctggtacctctagtgacAACAAACAGAAATGGGATGGagcttcaagcaagggttcaacttctgtgcaatctcagtctcagcagagaaagactgatgactacaagagccccagtcagcaatcgtctggtggtcaaagtcagggtgggtacaaagggaatcaccccaaatgcaatcgctgcaacctacaccacagtgggccatgcaccaggggcaactgtcatcggtgcaacaagcctggtcacgctgcaaaggattgcaggagtttataccccgccaatcagaatcgtcagcaagctCAACAGAATTAGCGGCAGCAatagggtaacaacaaagggtgctttcagtgtggagctgaaggccacttcaagaaagattgtccccaactgaaccagaaccagaacaacaacaacaacaatcaggggaacggtaacaatgggaaccacaacaacaacaatggtgccagggggcgggtgttcgtgattggccaaggtgaagcaaggaatgaccccaacgtggtgacgggtaagttcctcctcgacgacttttatgttacagttttatttgattcgggtgccgatactagctatgtgtcactagaagttagtcaaatgcttaagcgtattccaacacccttgagcaacaagcacactgtagagctagctaatggtaagagtttggaggcctcacacgtagtcaaaggttgcaaacttattctcgctaaccagaccttctctattgaccttattcctatcgtcttgggtagtttcgacattgtcattgggatggattggttatcccaacaccgagcagagatcatttgcaacgagaagatcgtttgtattcctggttccggtagtgaacctctcataattcgtggcgacaagagaagtgctgttgagaacatcatctctctcctcAAGGCCCaaaagtgcttacgaaagggccacactgccgttttggctctcgttactgacacctcagagagagagaagaagatagaagatTTTCCAATTGTATGTGACTACCCTGAGGTagtccctgaggaattacctggtcttccaccccatcgccaagtcgagtttcagattgaactagctcccggagctgcgcctatagctcgtgcaccttatcgtttagctccatcggaGTTagaggaactctctacgcaactacaagaactcttggataagggttttattcgtcctagctcatcacccTAGGGAGCTCCCgtgctatttgtgaagaagaaagacggtaccttcagaatgtgtatcgactatcgtgaactcaacaaggtgactgtgaagaaccgttatcctcgaccacgtattgacgacttgttcgaccagttgcaggggtcgagctactattcaaagatcgatctgagatcgggatatcaccagctgagagttcgagaagaggatgtctctaagacagcctttagaactcgttatgggcactatgagtttttggtcatgccgtttgggctgacaaatgcacctgcggttttcatggacttgatgaaccgagtgtgcaagccatacctggacaaattcgttatagtcttcatcgacgacatcctgatctattctaagagtcaggaggaacacgagcagcatctacgacttattctggaactccttcaaaccgaacagctttacgcaaagttctcaaaatgcgacttctggcttcgtgaggtccatttcctaggccacgtggtaaacaaggatgggattcacgttgatccatccaaggtagactctattaagaactggcctgtacctcgcacaccaaaggacattcgccaattcttgggattggcaggttactacaggaggttcattaaggatttttctaagatcgcacagcctctcacctcgctaacgcagaaaggcgttgtttatcgctgggaaaatgcacaagagttagcctttcagcacctaaaggatagactttgtagtgcacctattctttcactgccagagggcacagacgattttgtggtttactg encodes:
- the LOC110920710 gene encoding cysteine-rich receptor-like protein kinase 15, yielding MSCISSFFIRQENMFILDGKLLVWLFSFIFIHLIHTTTLAQPEFLSYFCESAANYTVNSPYQRNLNITLSTLPTTNNGFGFYNRTIGQGNNDTVHSIALCRGDVNPDVCQSCLNDSIVKLRQLCPNQKEAIGYYDYCVVKYSNQVILGSTRIKFYVYLANPQNATDIDRFNGALGPLMKDLRGNASAGGPLRKFASGSTTGPDFSTIYGLVQCTPDLSELDCDSCLEDAINRIAQWFNGKIGGRILLPMCTFRYENYRFFNQSAAVIPPSPPPVLQPSPPIARPSPPPGKKNNTTRNVIIITIIVIVTVIIIMALLCIIIMRFKKKRQMTPSTTPTRIQTDTTTMDISTVESLQYDFSAMKAATNDFSEENKLGRGGFGSVYKGKLTEGDQIAVKRLALDSGQGDLEFKNEVLLMAKLQHRNLVRLLGFSIQGSERLLIYEFMPNASLDQFIFDPTKRTILDWEKRYNIIKGIAKGLLYLHEDSRLRIIHRDMKASNVLLDAQMTPKIADFGMARLFKTEETQGDTSRIVGTYGYMAPEYAMHGQFSVKSDVFSYGVLVLEMVTGQKNQCFRNEESVEDLLSFAWKSWRNGTASDIIDPILKTGSGSLRDIIRSIHIGLLCVQENVTDRPTMASVVLMLNSFSITLPVPTKPAFFVRSTVDPEMPHIQEYSSSTKSSGLEKSKLSKSRSRSSQYSLNEVSISDFGPR